CGGTCTTGATGCGCTCGCCGGTGGCGCCGGACCATTCGCCGCTGCGCAGCCGGTCGGTGAACCCGCCCATGCGGTCGAGCACCTCGTGGACGTCGGCCACCACGTTCTGGCCGTCGACGGTCAATGACGCGTCGGCAGGCAACCGCAACGCGGTGTGCAGCACGGCGCGATCCTCGGAGGTGTTGATGTGCTCTCCGGCGAACATCGCGTCACGGCGGGCCTCCAGCCCGGCGGCCCGCGCCAGATCCGCCAGCAGTTCCAGGGTCTTCCGGGTGATGCGGTGCTTGCTGTAGTCGATATAGAGGTCGCCGACGGTCAGCGCGAGTTCGGTACCGCGGTGAGGATCCTCGGCGAACAGGTCTGTCAGATGAATGTCGCGGACCGCGTCGTAGTGCTTCGACAATGCCTGCCATGCGGGGGTTGCGGTGATGTCAGCACTCATTCCGCTGACCTTAGTGCGGCGGTGGGTTGAAGGGTGTACATGATGGATGTATGGCCATTGAAGACTTGATTTCATCCGTGCCCACGGGTCTGTGGATCGGTGGTGAGGAACGCCAGGCCGCTTCGACGTTCAATGTGCTGGATCCCAGCGACGATCAGGTGTTGGCCACGGTGGCCGACGCGACCGCCGCCGATGCCGTCGCCGCATTGGACGCCGCATGCGCGGTCCAGGCCGAGTGGGCCGCGACCGCGCCGCGTAAACGCGGCGAGATCCTGCGCTCGGTGTTCGAGAAGATCACCGAACGCGCCGACGACATCGCCGCGCTGATGACTCTCGAGATGGGCAAGGTGCTCGCCGAGAGCAAGGGCGAGGTCGCCTACGGCGCCGAGTTCTTCCGCTGGTTCTCCGAGGAGGCGGTACGCATCGCGGGCCGCTTCACCCCGGCGCCGGCGGGCACCGGGCGCATCCTCGTCACCAAACAGGCCGTCGGCCCGTGCTACGCCATCACGCCGTGGAACTTCCCGCTGGCCATGGGCACCCGCAAGATGGGTCCGGCCTTCGCCGCGGGTTGCACGATGATCGTCAAACCCGCCCAGGAAACTCCGCTGACCATGCTGCTGCTGGCCAAGCTGATGGACGAGGCCGGCCTGCCCAAGGGTGTGCTCTCGGTGCTGCCGACCAGCAACCCAGGCGCGGTGACTTCGGCGTTGGTCGACGACGGCCGGCTGCGCAAGCTGACCTTCACCGGCTCGACCGGGGTGGGCAAGGCGCTGGTGAAGCAGTCGGCCGACAAGCTGCTGCGCACCTCGATGGAACTCGGCGGCAACGCTCCCTTCATCGTGTTCGACGATGCCGACGTCGACGCCGCGGTCGACGGCGCGATCCTGGCCAAGATGCGCAACGGCGGTGAGGCCTGCACCGCGGCCAACCGGTTCCACGTCGCCAACTCGGTGCGCGAGGAGTTCACCGACAAGCTCGTCAAGCGGATGAGCGAGTTCACCCTCGGCAAAGGCATCGACCCCACCTCCACGTTGGGCCCACTGATCAATTCCAAGCAGGTCTCCACCGTCACCGAACTGGTCTCCGACGCGGTGTCGCGGGGTGCGACGGTGGCGGTCGGCGGCGTCGCTCCGGGCGGGCCGGGCAACTTCTACCCGGCCACCGTGCTGGCCGATGTGCCCGCCGACGCGCGCATTCTCAAGGAGGAGATCTTCGGTCCCGTCGCCCCGATCACCGGCTTCGACACCGAGGACGAAGGTGTGGCTGCCGCCAACAACACCGAATACGGCTTGGCGGCTTACGTTTACACGCAGTCGCTGGACCGTGCGTTGCGGGTGGCCGAGGGGATCCAGTCCGGCATGGTCGGCATCAACCGCGGTGTCATCTCCGATGCGGCCGCGCCGTTCGGCGGCATCAAGGAATCCGGCTTCGGCCGTGAGGGCGGCATCGAGGGCATCGACGAGTACCTCGACACGAAATATATTGCGCTAACCCGTTAGCGCTCCGTCGCGCCTTCCCGGCTCGGCGCCCGATGCCCCCTAAACTCTGGGGCTCGGACGCCAAGACGGGAGGGCATGACGTGACTGCGGCGCCAGTCCGTGCTGCCAGCCGGCGTCGGCGTGCCTCGATCCGGCGCGACATCCCCGCACTCGATGGCATCCGTGCCATCGCCGTGGCTCTGGTGCTGGCCGGCCACGGCGGAGTGCCGGGTGTGGCCGGGGGATTCATCGGCGTCGACGTCTTCTTCGTGCTGAGCGGATTCCTGATCACCTCGCTGCTGCTCGACGAGTACCGGCGCACCGAGCGCATCGATCTCAAGGGGTTCTGGATCCGCCGGGCCAAACGCCTGTTGCCCGCCATGGTGCTGATGACCCTGGCCGTGGTGATCGCCCGTCCGTTGTTCTCCTCGGATGCGGTGACCTCGCTTCGCGAGGACGCGGTGGCGGCGTTCTTCTGGATGGCGAACTGGGTGTTCGTCGCCGCCGACACCGACTACTTCAGTCAGGGCAGTCCTCCGTCACCGTTGCAGCACACCTGGTCGCTGGCGGTCGAGGAGCAGTACTACGTGATCTGGCCGCTGCTGGTGCTGGCTGCCGCACTGCTGGTGCGGCGCCGCTCGACCGGCGCTGTCCGCCTCGTGGTGTTCGTGCTCGCGGTGCTCGGAGTCGTCGCCTCGGCCGCGGCGTCGATCTGGATGTCCGGTGATCCCGCCGAACTCAACCGCGTGTACTTCGGCACCGACACCCGGGCCCAGGCCCTGCTGCTGGGTGCCGCGGCCGCAGCTCTGCTGGTGCGTGACTGGTCGGCGCTGACGATGTCGGGCACGTTGATCCGGGCCCGGTGGCGACGCTGGATCGCCTGGATCCTGCCGGTGGTCGGGGTGGCCGTGCTGGCATTGGCCGCGCATTTCGCGACCGGCAGCGCCGACGAGTTTCACCACGGCCTGCTGATCGTGGTGGCCCTGGGCGCGGTGCTCGTCGTCGCACCCGTCGCGCTGGATCAGGACGGCTGGGTGGCCCGGGTCCTGGCCTGGTACCCGCTCGTCACCCTCGGCGTCATCTCCTACGGCGTCTACCTCTGGCACTGGCCGATCTTCCAGATCCTCAACGGCGAGCGCACCGGCCTCGAGGGCTGGTCGCTGCTGGCGCTGCGGTGCGCGGTGACGATCGCCGTGTCATGGGTGTCGTGGTGGGCGATCGAGCAGCCGGTCCGGCACTGGCGCCCACAGCACGTCCCGATGCTGCGGTTGGCCGCCGCCACGGTGGCCACCGCCGCGGTCGTGACGATGACGGTCGTCCCGGTCGGGGTGCCGACCCGGCCTGCGGGCCCGGACGTTCTGGCCGCGGCGGCGTCCGAGCAGGATGTCGGCGCCGAGCGGGCGGTTCCGGTGGGTCCCGCGCCGGCGCTGCCTCCCGGCACACGGTCGATCGCGGTGTTCGGCGACTCGGTGGCCTGGACGCTGATGCGATACCTGCCCGCCACGCCCGGTTTTCACTTCAGCGACTACACGACGATCGGCTGCGGTATCGCGCGGGGCGGCCCGTACCGGTCGGCCGGGGAGACGCTGAATCAGAAGCCCGAGTGCGATTCCTGGCCGGAGCGCTGGGCCCAGCGGATCGCCCATGACCGGCCCGAGACCGTGTTGTTGATGATCGGGCGCTGGGAGGTCGTCGACCGCACCTGGCGTGGCCGGTGGACCCACATCGGTAACGAGGCCTACGACGCCTATCTCAAGGGTGAGCTGCAGCGCGCGCTGGACATCCTGAGCTCGACCGGGGCGCGCGTGGTGGTGACCACGGCGCCCTACAACCGGCGCGGTGAGCGCTCGGACGGCACCCTGTATCCGGAGGATCAGCCCGGCCGGGTGCAGGCCTGGAACTCCATGTTGCGGACGGTGGTCGGGCAGCGGCCCAACGTGTCGGTGCTGGACTTCAACGCCAAGCTCAACCCGGACGGCAAGTACACCGCGAAGATCAACGGGGTCCGGATGCGCAGCGACGGCGTGCACCCGACGTCCGAAGCCGTGCAGTGGCTGACGCCGTGGCTGCTGGATTCGCTGAAGACGCCCGCGCCGCCCCCGGGCCGGTAGGTGTTAGTGGCCCAGCCGGCCGCGGCCGAGTTGCAGCAGCAGGATGGCCAGGTCTTTGCCCTCGGGGCCCAGCACGCTGTAGCGCTCGATGACCTGCATCTCACGGCTGTGCACCAGGCGGGTGCCGCCGGAGGCCATCCGGGCTTTGCCGATCAGCTTGGAGACCTCGGCGCGGCGCTGGACTGCGGCGAGGATGGTGGCGTCGAGTTCGTCGATCTCCCGACGCAGGTCATCGATCTCAGGCACAAGCTGATAGTCCCAGTCGGCCCGTGCCAGCGCAAAACTGTCCCCGCTCAGCGGTAAGTTTGAACGCAAGATGACCACTTCCCCCGTCGCCCCCACAGTTGCTGCAGATGTTGATGAACTTCTTGACGGCTTGAACCCTCAGCAGCGCCAGGCGGTGCTGCACCAAGGGTCGCCGCTGTTGATCGTCGCGGGTGCGGGGTCGGGCAAGACAGCGGTGCTGACCAGGCGTATCGCCTATCTGCTGGCCGCGCGTGACGTCGGGGTCGGGCAGATCCTGGCCATCACGTTCACCAACAAGGCCGCCGCCGAGATGCGGGAGAGGGTGGTCGGGCTGGTGGGCCCGCGGGCCCGCAACATGTGGGTGTCGACCTTCCACTCCACGTGTGTGCGGATCCTGCGCAACCAGGCTTCGCTGCTGCCGGGGCTGAACTCCAACTTCTCGATCTACGACTCCGACGATTCCCGGCGCCTGCTGATGATGATCGGCAAGGACATGGGGCTGGACACCAAGCGGTACTCGCCGCGGCTGCTGGCCAACGGCATCTCCAACCTGAAGAACGAGCTGATCGGTCCGGAGCAGGCGGCGGCCGAGGCCTCGGAGGCCGCCGAGGAGATGGCAGGCATCATCGCCCAGGTCTACGGCGAGTATCAGCGCCGGTTGCGTGCGGCCAACGCGCTGGACTTCGATGACCTGATCGGCGAGACGGTCGGGATTCTGCAGGCCTTCCCGCAGATCGCCCAGTACTACCGCCGCCGGTTCCGCCACATCCTGGTCGACGAGTATCAGGACACCAACCACGCGCAGTACGTTCTGGTGCGTGAGTTGGTGGGTCACCATCTCGACGAGAACGAGGGCGTGGCGGCGTCCGAACTGTGTGTGGTGGGTGACGCCGACCAGTCCATCTACGCGTTCCGCGGCGCGACCATCCGCAACATCGAGGATTTCGAGCGCGACTACCCGGACGCGACGACGATCCTGCTCGAACAGAACTACCGCTCCACCCAGACCATCCTGAACGCGGCCAACTCGGTGATCGCCCGCAACACGGGCCGTCGCGAGAAGCGGCTGTGGACCGAGGAGGGTGAGGGCGAGCTGATCGTCGGCTATGTCGCCGACAACGAGCACGACGAGGCCCGCTTCGTGGCCGAGGAGATCGACGCCCTCGCCGACAGCGAAGGCCTCAAATACGGTGACGTCGCGGTGTTCTACCGCACCAACAACTCCTCGCGTGCGCTGGAGGAGGTGTTCATCCGCGCCGGCATCCCGTACAAGGTCGTGGGCGGCGTGCGGTTCTACGAGCGCCGCGAGATCCGCGACATCGTGGCCTACCTGCGGGTGCTGGACAACCCGGGTGACTCGGTGAGCATGCGTCGCATCCTCAACACGCCGCGCCGCGGCATCGGCGACCGGGCCGAGGCCTGCGTCGCGGTGTACGCCGAGAACACCGGGGCCAGCTTCAACGATGCGCTGCAGGCCGCCGCCGAGGGCCGGGTGCCGATGCTCAACACCCGCTCGGAGAAGGCCATCGCGAGCTTCGTGGAGATGCTGGACCAGTTGCGGGCCAAGCTCGACGACGAGTTGGGCGACCTGGTCGAGGCCGTGCTGGAGCGGACGGGCTACCGCCGTGAGCTCGAGGCCTCCAGTGACCCGCAGGATCTGGCCCGGTTGGACAACCTCAACGAATTGGTCAGCGTCGCACACGAATTCAGTACCGACCTGGCCAATGCCCGGGCACTGGCCGAGCAGGGCGAGGGTGAGCCGGTCGACGAGGACATCCCGGACACCGGGGTGCTGGCCCAGTTCCTGGAGCGGGTGTCGCTGGTGGCCGACGCTGACGAGATCCCCGAAGACGGTGCGGGCGTGGTGACGATGATGACGTTGCACACCGCG
Above is a window of Mycolicibacterium boenickei DNA encoding:
- a CDS encoding chorismate mutase; translation: MSGDSFALARADWDYQLVPEIDDLRREIDELDATILAAVQRRAEVSKLIGKARMASGGTRLVHSREMQVIERYSVLGPEGKDLAILLLQLGRGRLGH
- a CDS encoding NAD-dependent succinate-semialdehyde dehydrogenase, giving the protein MAIEDLISSVPTGLWIGGEERQAASTFNVLDPSDDQVLATVADATAADAVAALDAACAVQAEWAATAPRKRGEILRSVFEKITERADDIAALMTLEMGKVLAESKGEVAYGAEFFRWFSEEAVRIAGRFTPAPAGTGRILVTKQAVGPCYAITPWNFPLAMGTRKMGPAFAAGCTMIVKPAQETPLTMLLLAKLMDEAGLPKGVLSVLPTSNPGAVTSALVDDGRLRKLTFTGSTGVGKALVKQSADKLLRTSMELGGNAPFIVFDDADVDAAVDGAILAKMRNGGEACTAANRFHVANSVREEFTDKLVKRMSEFTLGKGIDPTSTLGPLINSKQVSTVTELVSDAVSRGATVAVGGVAPGGPGNFYPATVLADVPADARILKEEIFGPVAPITGFDTEDEGVAAANNTEYGLAAYVYTQSLDRALRVAEGIQSGMVGINRGVISDAAAPFGGIKESGFGREGGIEGIDEYLDTKYIALTR
- the pcrA gene encoding DNA helicase PcrA; amino-acid sequence: MTTSPVAPTVAADVDELLDGLNPQQRQAVLHQGSPLLIVAGAGSGKTAVLTRRIAYLLAARDVGVGQILAITFTNKAAAEMRERVVGLVGPRARNMWVSTFHSTCVRILRNQASLLPGLNSNFSIYDSDDSRRLLMMIGKDMGLDTKRYSPRLLANGISNLKNELIGPEQAAAEASEAAEEMAGIIAQVYGEYQRRLRAANALDFDDLIGETVGILQAFPQIAQYYRRRFRHILVDEYQDTNHAQYVLVRELVGHHLDENEGVAASELCVVGDADQSIYAFRGATIRNIEDFERDYPDATTILLEQNYRSTQTILNAANSVIARNTGRREKRLWTEEGEGELIVGYVADNEHDEARFVAEEIDALADSEGLKYGDVAVFYRTNNSSRALEEVFIRAGIPYKVVGGVRFYERREIRDIVAYLRVLDNPGDSVSMRRILNTPRRGIGDRAEACVAVYAENTGASFNDALQAAAEGRVPMLNTRSEKAIASFVEMLDQLRAKLDDELGDLVEAVLERTGYRRELEASSDPQDLARLDNLNELVSVAHEFSTDLANARALAEQGEGEPVDEDIPDTGVLAQFLERVSLVADADEIPEDGAGVVTMMTLHTAKGLEFPAVFVTGWEDGMFPHMRALGDPNELSEERRLAYVGITRARKRLYLSRAKVRSSWGQPMLNPESRFLREIPEDLINWRRIEQPSSMSAPVGNAGRYGTPRPSPSRPVPARNRPVITLEPGDRVTHDKYGLGRVEEVSGVGESAMSLIDFGSAGRVKLMHNHAPVQKL
- a CDS encoding acyltransferase family protein, producing the protein MPPKLWGSDAKTGGHDVTAAPVRAASRRRRASIRRDIPALDGIRAIAVALVLAGHGGVPGVAGGFIGVDVFFVLSGFLITSLLLDEYRRTERIDLKGFWIRRAKRLLPAMVLMTLAVVIARPLFSSDAVTSLREDAVAAFFWMANWVFVAADTDYFSQGSPPSPLQHTWSLAVEEQYYVIWPLLVLAAALLVRRRSTGAVRLVVFVLAVLGVVASAAASIWMSGDPAELNRVYFGTDTRAQALLLGAAAAALLVRDWSALTMSGTLIRARWRRWIAWILPVVGVAVLALAAHFATGSADEFHHGLLIVVALGAVLVVAPVALDQDGWVARVLAWYPLVTLGVISYGVYLWHWPIFQILNGERTGLEGWSLLALRCAVTIAVSWVSWWAIEQPVRHWRPQHVPMLRLAAATVATAAVVTMTVVPVGVPTRPAGPDVLAAAASEQDVGAERAVPVGPAPALPPGTRSIAVFGDSVAWTLMRYLPATPGFHFSDYTTIGCGIARGGPYRSAGETLNQKPECDSWPERWAQRIAHDRPETVLLMIGRWEVVDRTWRGRWTHIGNEAYDAYLKGELQRALDILSSTGARVVVTTAPYNRRGERSDGTLYPEDQPGRVQAWNSMLRTVVGQRPNVSVLDFNAKLNPDGKYTAKINGVRMRSDGVHPTSEAVQWLTPWLLDSLKTPAPPPGR